From the Paenibacillus sp. MMS20-IR301 genome, the window CCTTCAATGTTAAAAACGCTGGCGATCTGAAGAAAAAAGTATCCGAGGACGGCAACTACGGTTTGGTAAAAATCGGCGGTGCCCAATCCGAATGGCATGAACAAGCTGCTCTTGCAGAAGCATATTTGATTGAGAAACAAGATCCTGCTGCACTCACTGTTGATGCTGAAGGTAAAACAGATGCAGTATCCGGCGTATCCGTACACGTTAGCGACTTCGTAGGCGCTGCCCAGGCTGCAATTGCTGCTGGTCCGGTTGCTGCAGGTCCTTACAAAGACGGCGGTTACAAAGCTGAAGGCGAAATGGATGCTACATCCGGCTGGAAGTCCACTGTAGCTGTATCCGTTGCTAACGGTAACATCGTTGCTGTTAATTTCAGCGGCGTGAATGCTGCAGGCGATGATAAGAAACAATATTCCGTAGACGGTAAATACGGCATGAAAGCCGGCGGTGCTGCTGCTGAATGGCACGAAGAAATCGCACTTGCCGAGAAATACTTCCTTGAGAACCAAGGCACAGCTCCTACCCTGGATGCTGAAGGCAAAACCGATGCAATTTCCGGCGTGTCTATCCACGTTGGTGAATATTTCACACTTGCACAAAAAGCACTTGAAGGCGCGAAATAATAATTCGCTACCTTTTGCAGCTTAATCAGACGAATGAGGTGAGTTTCTCTTGAAGAAAATAGTCATTTTGGGCGGCGGCTACGGCGGCGTACTCACGGCTAAGAAACTAGCAAAGAAATTTAAGAACGACAAAGATGTAGAAATAAAACTGATCGACCGAAATCCATACCACACTCTCTTGACTGAGCTGCATGAGGTTTCTGCGAATCGCGCACCTGAGGATTCGATCAAAATTGATCTCAAAAAAATCTTTGCCGGCCTGAAAGTAGACGTTGTTCTTGACGAGATCAGCAACATTGATTTCAAGAACAAGAAGCTGAAATCCGACAAAGCCACCTATGCTTATGATTACCTGGTAATCGGCACAGGAAGCAAGCCAACCTTCTTCGGTATTCCTGGAGCAGAAGAGAACACCTTCTCCTTCTGGTCTTATGATGATGCAGTTGCCCTGAAGCGTCAGATCCGCGACATGTACACCAAAGCAGCGAAGGAAAAAAACCCGGCAGTACGCCGTGCTATGCTGACCTTCGTAATTATCGGTGCCGGCTTCACTGGTGTCGAGCTTGTCGGTGAAATGGCCGAGCAGCGCGAAGAGCTGTGCAAAGAATTCTTCATTGACCCGTCCGAAGTCAGATTGATTGTAGCTGATATGGCTCCGAAGATTCTACCTATCCTTCCGGATAAGCTGATTCAGAAGGCTGAAGCCCACCTGCGCAAGCTGAAGGTAGAGATCGTTACAGGCGCTAAGATCACCGAAGTTGGCGATGGTTCTGTTGCCCTCGGCGAGAAGAACATCGTGGATGCACAGACTATTGTCTGGACAGCCGGTGTTGAAGGCTCCGAAATCGTTGGCACCCTTGATGTTCAACAACAAGGACGCAAACGTATTGTTACGAACGAACACCTTGAAAGTGTTGACCATAAGAACGTATACGTTGTAGGGGATAACATTTTCTACATCCCTGAAGGCGAAGAACGTCCAGTTCCACAAATGGTTGAAAATGCTGAACAGGCCGCACCTGTTATTGCCGGCAACATTATTGCTGACATTAAAGGTACGCCGAAAAAAGCATACAAACCAGGATTCCATGGTACCATGGTTTCGATCGGCAGCCGCTATGGCGTAGCAAACGTTGGTCTGCCAGGCAAGTTCTTCATGCTGACCGGCTTCATGGCTATGTTGTCCAAACATTTCATCAATATGTTCTACCTGTCCCAGGTTGTAGGCTTCAACAAGGTCTGGACTTATATGATGCACGAGTTCTTCCATGTTGAGAACCGCAAGAGCTTCGTGGGCGGATACTTCTCCAAGCGCTCACCGAACTTCTGGCTCGTTCCGCTCCGTATGCTTCTGGGTGGCATGTGGCTATATGAAGGTATTGAGAAAATCAGAAAAATCTGGGTTGACCCGGATAAGATCTTCCTGATTCCTGCTGCTCCTTATGCAGATGCTACTTCTGCAGCCAGCGTCGCTGTAGATGCCGTTAAGACAACTGTAGATGCCCAATCCGCAGCTTCCGCAGTATCCACTGCCAAAGAAGCGGTATCAGCTCTGCCTGTTCCAGGCTTCATCTATGATATTTCCAACTGGTTCATGGATCTTATGTTCTACAACCCGGACGGTTCTTACACCTTCCTGGCTAAATGGTTCCAAATCGGTATGGTTTGTGCCGAAATCCTCTTCGGTGTAATGCTCATCGTCGGTTTGTTCACAGCTATTTCTTCCCTGGCCACCATTGGTATGGCAGTGATGATCTGGACCACGAAGATGGCAGCAACAGAAATGCTCTGGTATGTTGGGGCAGCTATTGCCTGCATCGGCGGTTCCGGCAGCGTGTTCGGTCTGGATTACTATGTTCTTCCTTGGCTCAAGAAGCAGTGGAAGAAGATTCCGCTCGTCCGGCGCTGGTATCTGTTTACCGACTGATTATACGGGTAACTTCTTAATAAGATCACTAATAAATGACAGCAGCGGCGTATGCACATGCTGCGCTGCTGCAAGCTGAATATGATGTTCTTAAGAGTAATGTGTCCCTAGGACACATTACTCTCCTTGTTTAACAAGGTGAAAGCACATCCGCGCAAATTAGTACAGAATGGTTTTGTAGGGATAATCAGGGCTGTGGTTGCTTCCGGCAAAACCGACAAGAAGGAGAGAATCTTGTGAACAAAAAACTCATTGAAGATACGTTCCGGTTGCTTCAGGCTGAAATGTCCCCGGTCACCGGAATCCAGTTGTCTCTCTCTCCGGCAGAATGTGAGCAGCTGCTCTCGGTATTGGAACGCCATGATCTGGAATATGACCGCAAAGTCCATTTGCTTGGTATTTATATCATTCTTACTGTGGCCGCAGAGCGCCATATGGAATGTGTCCCACATCATCCTGACCTAACCCGCAACATTTTGGATGGAGATTACCTCTATAGCTTCTACCTGCAGTTCGCAGTGAAATGCCGTGAGCTGGATCTGGTAGCTTATTTGGCTCCCTCGATCAAAAAAATGCAGATCAGACGCTCAAATGGAGAGTTTACAGAACAAAATCCGGCCCGGGAGTTTGATGAGTTCCTCCTTCAGGAGCGCAGACAGCGAAGCCGTACAAGCAAAGCCATTTGACAGGTGGGAACACAATAGATGAAGCTGCATGAGGCCTTGAATATTGATCTGAATGAAATTAACCGGGAAATTAAGAATCTGGTGACCCGCGATAAGGATGTGCCTACCCATTCACAGCTGGCGCAGAGTATTCTCGAACTGACCAGCTCCGGCGGCAAAAGACTGCGTCCGCTGATGGTCATTGTCGGCAGCCGTTTCGGCCGCAAGCCCGCCGGGCGCAGAACGCTGCAATTATCCGCCGCTGCTGAATTCATCCATGCTGCCTCACTGATTCATGATGATATTATTGACGGTGCCGAGCTGCGGCGGGGCGGACCTGCGCTGCATATGAAGACCGGCATTCTGTCCGCAGTACATATCGGCAACTATATGTCTGCCCGCATTATTGAACTGCTCAGCAAGTACTCAGGTGATAAGAACCGTTATGTCCATGATTTATCCTCTGTAGCCACTGCCCAGCTATGCCTGGGCGAATACCAGCAGATGGAGCATGTCTTCGATTATGACCTGACACTTGCGCAGTATCTGGAGAAATCACGCAACAAAACAGCCCTGCTGATGGCCACCTGCCTGCGGGTAGGCGCCCTTTCTGCAGAGAGCACAGAAGAAACCGCCGATCTGCTCTATAATTTCGGTGAAGCACTCGGCATGTCGTTCCAGATTCAGGACGACATTCTCGATTTCACCCAATCTGCTGATGTGCTCGGCAAGCCGGCCGGCAGCGACCTGCGCCACGGCCAGATTACCCTGCCAGTGCTCTTCGCCCTGCAGGACCCTAAGCTGGCCCCTGTGATCCGCAGCATCGGCCCTAATTCTTCACCTGAAGAATTAGAACATGTTCTCCAGCTGATTAACAGAAGCGACGCTCTGGCCCGGACAGAAGCTGTCAGCCAGGACTACTTGTCTCAGGCAGCTTCCATCGTGCAGCAGCTTTCCAGCTTCCCGGCGCATGCCGATCTGGAGATTCTGCTGGAGTATTTCGCCGGTCGTGACCGGTGAGTAACAAGGATTAGCCATACGCACTCCAAAAAACGAGCCATGTCGGGCTCGTTTTTTTTGTTTCCCGCTGTTCATCGTCCGCCTAACTGCATTTCGTACAACTAAATTCACAGTTCATCGCTCTATCCACACTATAACTGCACTCTCTACAACTATTTAGCTCATTTGCTTGAAAACTCCCCTTCCCTCATTTTTAGTTGTACGGAATACACTTATCTTGATAAATCCTGCTGTTTGCTGTCTTTTAGTTGTACGAAATACACTTATTCCTCGCTCTCAGTTTCTCTTGCCACCGTCACAATCACTCACTCCCTTCTTTTCGCTAAACAGCGAACGCAGCAAAGCGCCCGTGAACGTATTTAGCTAAAGTGTAGTTTAGGTGTTTTGTTTTTAAGGTTTGCTCTTTGTTGTTTGCTTTTTGTGGTTTGCTTTTGAGGTTTGGGTTTTGCTCTTGGCGGCAAAAAGAAAAGCGCGAAGCCTAAGCTTGTCGCGCTCTTTACTGCCCACCCCAGCCGGGCGGGCCTGTTGTCTTTTTGAAGTTAATGTTGTCTGGGGGAGCGGTTAGGACGGAACGGAGAGGAATTTGGGAACTGAAGAAGCGTCAGCGTTCGCCTGAAAGCTTTCCGCAGGAAAGCTCGCTTCGGAAGCATATGCTTACTTCGGATTCCTACCGCGATCAGCGGTTCTAATCAGGGAATCCGAAGTTAACAGCGATCGGAAGTCCGAAATTCATCGCAGTGCAGTTCCCCAACCGCAACCAGCGCCAGCCCAACCGCCACCCCAGCCAAACTAATTAACGTAAAAATAATCAATTAGCGTGCACAGCAATATCACCATACTGATCACCTGATTCAAATTATAAGAAGCCACCTTCATCAGCTTGCGGTTCGACGGCTTGATAATCTTGTGCTCTGTCATGAGGAGCACCGTTGCAACCCCGATGCCGATCAGATACATCCAGCCCAGATCGCGCCAGAGGTACAGGAAGAGCAGCAGCATAACCATGATGAAATGCAGCGCCTTGGAGATCCGCAAGGCGTTCTCCAGCCCGAAGAAGCTCGGGATCGACCATAGGCCGCTCCGCCGGTCGAAATCAATATCCTGCGTGCCGTAGATAATGTCGAATCCGGCAATCCACAGCATCACTACAGTTCCGATAACGAAGGGAGTAAAGGCGATATTCCCCGTCACTGCAAACCAGGCACCGATCGGCGCTGACGCAATTACAAATCCCAGATACAGATGGCTGAGGAACGTAAACCGTTTCGTATACGAGTAGCTGGAGATCAGTACAATCGCTACAGGCGACAGCAGCAGACAGAGCAGATTCAGCATCCCGGATGCCACAATGAACAGCGCATAATTGATGATGATGAACAGAATAACTTCCTTCTCCGCAAGCAGCCGCTGCGGCAGATGCCGGTGCGCGGTACGCGGGTTATTGCCGTCAAAGGTCCGGTCGACCAGCCGGTTGAACGCATTGGCCCCGTTGCGCGCACCGATCAGCGCGATCAGCCCCCACAGCATCATATGGCCGGACGGCCAGCCGCCCGCTGCCCAGACCATCGAGATGATGGCAAACGGCAGGGAGAATAGCGTGTGGGAGAACATGACGAGCTCGCTGAACATTTTCAGCTTAAGTGCCGTATGCTTAAAAGCATTAATGATAACCATAATAGTATGCCTCTTTCTTAAAATGTACCTTATCGCTTCACATGCCATAGAATAAAGAGCCAAGCGGACACATTACAACGCTTCACCCAATATTGTAAAGGAGCCGGCCTGCAAAGTCATGCTCTTTCTAGAGCCGGGACAGCACTTCATCCAGTGCAGCCAGCAGGGCATCCACATTATCTGCGGTGACGACCAGCGGCGGCTGGAAGGCGAGAACGTTGCGGCCGATGCCGTTTTTGCCGATTAAGAATCCGCGGTCCTTCACCTCTTCAAGCACCAGGTCCGTAAGCTCTGCCGCGCTCACAGCGCCTGAACCGGTCAGCTCCGCACCCAGCATGAAGCCCGTTCCACGAACATCGGTAATCAGCGCAGGATAACGCTCCTGGAGCAGAAGCAGACCCTGCTTCAGACGTCCGCCCAGCTCAGCCGCCCGCTCCGGCAGCCGCTCACTCTGGATATAATCCAGCACGGCCAGCGCGGTAGCTGCGGATACCGGGTTTCCGCCGAACGTCGAAGCCGAAGGCTTGTTCAGTGAAGCGGCAATCTCGTCTGTAGTAGCAAATGCGGCGACAGGAACGCCATTGCCGAGCGCTTTTGCCATACTGATGATATCCGGAACTACACCGAAATGCTCCATCGCGAACATTGCGCCTGTCCGGCCGTAGCCGGTCTGAATTTCGTCGTCAATCAGCAGCACACCATACTCCTCCAGCAGCGCCTTCACCTCACGGAAATAGGACAGTGCAGGCATAATCATGCCTCCGTTGCCTTGAATCGGCTCAACGATCATGGCCGCGATCGAATCACCCTTCTCAGCGAGGACAGCCTTCAGGCCCGCAATAGACCGCGCAGCAGCTTCCTCCAGCGTCATCTCAGGGTGGTAAGGACGTTCAATGAATGTCACATCCTCATCCAGATAAGCATCCGTTCTCCACATCTGCAGGCCGGTGACGCTCATCGTAAGATTGGTCCGCCCGTGCAGGCCGGCTTCCAGTGCGATAAAACCTTTACGCCCTGTATGCATCCGGGCCAGCAGCAGCGCGCCTTCATTCGCCTCGGAGCCGCTGTTCACGAAGAACGTCCGGCGCAGTGCACCCGGCAACAACTCCTCCAGACGCTCCGCCAAATCTACATTCGGCTGGGTCAGGTAGACAGTTGAGGTATGCTGCAGCTGCTGCAGCTGTGCGATTGTGCGTGAAGTGATGGCCGGATTGCAGTGGCCGCAGGCAACAACCGATACCCCGGCGAAGAAGTCCGTATATTCCTTACCCTTCTCATCGTAGACGTACTGCATGCTTCCGCGGACAATTTGCGGGGCATCCCGGTAAAAATGTGCGGTGCACGGGTAGAAATACTGCTTTCTTTTAGCGGCTACCGCTTCTCGTCCAATATAATTGCTCTGTTCCATGAATGTTCCCTCGCTTTCAGCGGCTGTTAACCCCAGATGTTGGCTCTGATAACGTTATGAATGATGAATTAGTCTAAATAGTATGTGAAAAAAGTAACTTTCAAGCCCGCTACCTACCGTTATTATACTAGCTCCGGCATTATTTTAAAATTGAATTATTAATTGAACTGCAGTGAACCAAGTGTGTACCCCGCGTAGACTGGCTTTAATCCGCCAAGCAAATCATCATCCTGTGCCTGAATTCCCTGAATCGCGGCCTGATAAGCAGCAATGATCGTGCGCAATTCTCCGGTGCTGTAAGTAGCGCCTTCGATCCGGAAGCTCGTAATGCCAAGCCCGTTCATCTCCTCAAGCATCGGCAGGTAACACAGCTCTTTGGCAAACAGCAGGTGGCAGCGGCCGTATTGGTCGCGGTAGACCGGGTTCTCGCCTTTATCGGTTTTGAGCACCAGCACGTTATTAGGCACAAACTGGTTATCTTCCTCGCCGATCGGCTCCATTACCTCGGTGTTCTCGAACAGGTCATGCTCCATGTACATCAGCGCAGGCGTACCGTGAGCTACAACCTCCAGCGGCAGATCCGTGCGGGAAATGAAGGTGGCGAAATGCTCCAGCGTCATCTCCGGTGAAACCGTAAGCTTCGTAAGTCCAAGTCCGGCATAGAGTCCGGCAGACAGATGGTTGTATACGTTCAGGTTGGCATCGCCAATCATCGGATAACCGGCTGTACGGTAACGGCGGATCGCCCCAAGGTTCGTAATCATCAGCCCGTCAATCGGCAGCTTCTCCCCATTCAGCAAATGATCATACTGGTCAAAATGCAGCTCGGTCATCATCCGCGGCATCCCGAGATACAGCCTGGTCTGGCCCTTGATTGCACCAAGATCTTTAATGTCCTGTTTAGTGAACGGCCGGTCCGGTTCAAATACATCACCTGGCAGATACAAGCTCTCTACGCCCATCTCCAGCACCAGACGCGCCTGCTCCATATTGTTCACACGTACAGCCAGTTCAGCTTTGTTCCGCTTCGCCTGCTTATCCTCTGTCATCCGTTCACGCAGCTGCTTCACCCGGTCGCCTGACAGCTCACGCTCTGCAGTCGGTGTACTGAATACTTTGCCGGTGCTGTAGAACTTGCCTGTGCCCTCATAACGGCGGTTAATATTTGAAAGTCCCGGTTTGCCAAAAGCATAGGCGGTCGAAAAGTCACGTTTGCGGTTTTTGTACAGCTCTTTGGAGTCCGTGGTACGGTCAAAGCCGAGCGGATCATCAATGTAGCGGTCAAGTGCATCGCCGTAGCTGTTCGCCAGCATCAC encodes:
- a CDS encoding FAD-dependent oxidoreductase encodes the protein MKKIVILGGGYGGVLTAKKLAKKFKNDKDVEIKLIDRNPYHTLLTELHEVSANRAPEDSIKIDLKKIFAGLKVDVVLDEISNIDFKNKKLKSDKATYAYDYLVIGTGSKPTFFGIPGAEENTFSFWSYDDAVALKRQIRDMYTKAAKEKNPAVRRAMLTFVIIGAGFTGVELVGEMAEQREELCKEFFIDPSEVRLIVADMAPKILPILPDKLIQKAEAHLRKLKVEIVTGAKITEVGDGSVALGEKNIVDAQTIVWTAGVEGSEIVGTLDVQQQGRKRIVTNEHLESVDHKNVYVVGDNIFYIPEGEERPVPQMVENAEQAAPVIAGNIIADIKGTPKKAYKPGFHGTMVSIGSRYGVANVGLPGKFFMLTGFMAMLSKHFINMFYLSQVVGFNKVWTYMMHEFFHVENRKSFVGGYFSKRSPNFWLVPLRMLLGGMWLYEGIEKIRKIWVDPDKIFLIPAAPYADATSAASVAVDAVKTTVDAQSAASAVSTAKEAVSALPVPGFIYDISNWFMDLMFYNPDGSYTFLAKWFQIGMVCAEILFGVMLIVGLFTAISSLATIGMAVMIWTTKMAATEMLWYVGAAIACIGGSGSVFGLDYYVLPWLKKQWKKIPLVRRWYLFTD
- a CDS encoding U32 family peptidase codes for the protein MARYFNGKEVELLAPAGTFDIFKAVIESKCDAVYFGGPVLNMRMMRKGYNLSHEEIIEALSIARSMDKKVYITVNNLFSEEDVEEAREYLRFLDGARPDALIVQDMAVLQLIREMELTVPVHASVMMNVHNLEMIHALRELGVSRVVTSREMDLQTAKLLGSRSGMELEYFIHGDMCSVHGANCYFSSQVFGMSSNRGKCMKPCRWDYRIKRDGFIYPAEYPLAVKDMFMYEHLPELIESGITSFKIEGRMRDKEFMVMLANSYGDALDRYIDDPLGFDRTTDSKELYKNRKRDFSTAYAFGKPGLSNINRRYEGTGKFYSTGKVFSTPTAERELSGDRVKQLRERMTEDKQAKRNKAELAVRVNNMEQARLVLEMGVESLYLPGDVFEPDRPFTKQDIKDLGAIKGQTRLYLGMPRMMTELHFDQYDHLLNGEKLPIDGLMITNLGAIRRYRTAGYPMIGDANLNVYNHLSAGLYAGLGLTKLTVSPEMTLEHFATFISRTDLPLEVVAHGTPALMYMEHDLFENTEVMEPIGEEDNQFVPNNVLVLKTDKGENPVYRDQYGRCHLLFAKELCYLPMLEEMNGLGITSFRIEGATYSTGELRTIIAAYQAAIQGIQAQDDDLLGGLKPVYAGYTLGSLQFN
- a CDS encoding FMN-binding protein, producing MKKASVILSSALVLGTLLAGCGNNNTADNAAATNAPAAATTAPAAEATTAANAGTETGKYQDGTYYGTVDADAETGWQTFALLTVEGGKITKADWNAFNVKNAGDLKKKVSEDGNYGLVKIGGAQSEWHEQAALAEAYLIEKQDPAALTVDAEGKTDAVSGVSVHVSDFVGAAQAAIAAGPVAAGPYKDGGYKAEGEMDATSGWKSTVAVSVANGNIVAVNFSGVNAAGDDKKQYSVDGKYGMKAGGAAAEWHEEIALAEKYFLENQGTAPTLDAEGKTDAISGVSIHVGEYFTLAQKALEGAK
- a CDS encoding polyprenyl synthetase family protein, whose translation is MKLHEALNIDLNEINREIKNLVTRDKDVPTHSQLAQSILELTSSGGKRLRPLMVIVGSRFGRKPAGRRTLQLSAAAEFIHAASLIHDDIIDGAELRRGGPALHMKTGILSAVHIGNYMSARIIELLSKYSGDKNRYVHDLSSVATAQLCLGEYQQMEHVFDYDLTLAQYLEKSRNKTALLMATCLRVGALSAESTEETADLLYNFGEALGMSFQIQDDILDFTQSADVLGKPAGSDLRHGQITLPVLFALQDPKLAPVIRSIGPNSSPEELEHVLQLINRSDALARTEAVSQDYLSQAASIVQQLSSFPAHADLEILLEYFAGRDR
- a CDS encoding aspartate aminotransferase family protein, with product MEQSNYIGREAVAAKRKQYFYPCTAHFYRDAPQIVRGSMQYVYDEKGKEYTDFFAGVSVVACGHCNPAITSRTIAQLQQLQHTSTVYLTQPNVDLAERLEELLPGALRRTFFVNSGSEANEGALLLARMHTGRKGFIALEAGLHGRTNLTMSVTGLQMWRTDAYLDEDVTFIERPYHPEMTLEEAAARSIAGLKAVLAEKGDSIAAMIVEPIQGNGGMIMPALSYFREVKALLEEYGVLLIDDEIQTGYGRTGAMFAMEHFGVVPDIISMAKALGNGVPVAAFATTDEIAASLNKPSASTFGGNPVSAATALAVLDYIQSERLPERAAELGGRLKQGLLLLQERYPALITDVRGTGFMLGAELTGSGAVSAAELTDLVLEEVKDRGFLIGKNGIGRNVLAFQPPLVVTADNVDALLAALDEVLSRL
- a CDS encoding UbiA-like polyprenyltransferase, with protein sequence MVIINAFKHTALKLKMFSELVMFSHTLFSLPFAIISMVWAAGGWPSGHMMLWGLIALIGARNGANAFNRLVDRTFDGNNPRTAHRHLPQRLLAEKEVILFIIINYALFIVASGMLNLLCLLLSPVAIVLISSYSYTKRFTFLSHLYLGFVIASAPIGAWFAVTGNIAFTPFVIGTVVMLWIAGFDIIYGTQDIDFDRRSGLWSIPSFFGLENALRISKALHFIMVMLLLFLYLWRDLGWMYLIGIGVATVLLMTEHKIIKPSNRKLMKVASYNLNQVISMVILLCTLIDYFYVN